A single window of Solanum dulcamara chromosome 5, daSolDulc1.2, whole genome shotgun sequence DNA harbors:
- the LOC129890307 gene encoding brassinosteroid-responsive RING protein 1-like, with translation MGFPLGYTDLSFPKLFLHLLSILGFITKLIFNLLTVLGFPDFIEPEFPYPNRTGEEETTRLCSVSAAIIREILPVVKFTDIVDPPENCAVCLYEFDSGDEIRRLMNCRHVFHRSCVDRWMDHDQKTCPLCRKEFIPEDMMGIFNEKLWLAFGVSNFYEE, from the coding sequence ATGGGTTTTCCACTAGGCTACACAGATCTCAGTTTCCCCAAATTATTCCTCCATCTCCTTTCAATTCTAGGTTTCATCACAAAACTCATCTTCAATCTTCTCACAGTTCTCGGCTTCCCTGATTTCATCGAACCCGAATTTCCATACCCGAACCGAACCGGAGAAGAAGAGACGACCCGGTTGTGTTCGGTGTCGGCGGCGATAATCCGGGAGATATTACCGGTGGTGAAGTTTACCGATATAGTTGACCCGCCGGAGAACTGCGCGGTTTGtctttatgagtttgattccGGCGATGAGATTAGACGGTTGATGAATTGTCGACACGTGTTCCACCGGAGCTGTGTGGACCGTTGGATGGATCATGATCAGAAGACGTGTCCGCTTTGTAGGAAGGAATTTATACCGGAGGATATGATGGGGATTTTTAATGAGAAATTGTGGTTGGCTTTTGGGGTTTCTAATTTTTACGAAGAGTAG
- the LOC129890308 gene encoding BTB/POZ domain-containing protein At5g41330-like, with protein sequence MPPFVGSNPLSNGFRQKNINNNNKIDSNSNIVTIDVGGQLFQTTKQTLNQAGSKSLFSTISNNLDNSSIPFIDRDPEIFSILLSLLRTGNLPSKAKNFDIQDLIFEAKFYGVEQLILNSQSNPSQFEPFDLENSLLLPLSGRDSPTAISTTENGSVQVAHGCKITSFDCFLKRKSTILTQFSVIDSMLCLNSRIVAVGAVDFSGLQILDLVKGIVEKNLNWENVTKSGSTVQAIGSSSEFLFTSFESCRRNSNCIMIYDINDDFKPVTKIGHYEIFGAELDSAIPATKLRWLPSHNLLMSAGSHSGPSGVVGNIKFWDLRSGNSVWEIKENVDCFSDITVSDSLSGIFKVGVHSGEVFLADLRNIGSENAWFCLGDQRKVTNGKKDGMWCKIESHGNQVFCTKGGNIELWSEVLLDDSIKGRFGSEGRVFRKNFMGRAKDFCGNRITHINFGGNRMFVTRKDQQFVEVWQSSVRGF encoded by the coding sequence ATGCCACCTTTTGTTGGATCAAATCCTCTTTCAAATGGGTTCAGACAAaaaaacatcaacaacaacaacaagataGATTCAAATTCCAACATAGTCACCATTGATGTTGGTGGCCAACTTTTTCAAACAACCAAACAAACCCTAAATCAAGCAGGTTCAAAATCCCTTTTTTCTACAATTTCTAACAATTTAGATAATAGTtcaattccatttatagatagAGACCCTgaaattttctctattttactATCCCTTTTAAGAACTGGAAATTTACCTTCAAAAGCTAAAAACTTTGATATTCAAGATTTGATCTTTGAAGCAAAATTCTATGGTGTAGAACAACTTATTTTGAATTCCCAATCAAACCCATCTCAGTTTGAGCCttttgatcttgaaaattctcttcttttacCTTTAAGTGGTAGAGATTCACCAACAGCAATTTCCACAACAGAAAATGGTTCAGTACAAGTAGCTCATGGTTGTAAAATTACCTCTTTTGATTGTTTTTTGAAGAGAAAATCCACAATTTTGACTCAATTTTCAGTTATTGATTCTATGTTGTGTTTGAATTCAAGAATTGTAGCAGTTGGTGCTGTAGACTTTTCTGGTTTGCAGATTCTTGATCTTGTTAAGGGTATTGTTGAAAAGAATCTTAATTGGGAAAATGTGACTAAGTCTGGTTCAACAGTACAAGCTATTGGATCATCAAGTGAATTCTTGTTTACGAGTTTCGAATCATGTAGGAGGAATTCGAAttgcattatgatatatgacATTAACGATGATTTTAAACCTGTTACTAAGATTGGTCATTATGAAATCTTTGGTGCTGAATTGGATTCAGCAATTCCAGCTACTAAGTTAAGATGGTTACCTAGTCATAACTTGTTAATGTCTGCTGGTTCACATAGTGGTCCTTCTGGTGTAGTTGGTAATATTAAGTTTTGGGATTTAAGGTCTGGGAATTCCGTGTGGGAGATAAAGGAAAACGTTGATTGTTTCTCCGATATCACAGTTTCTGATAGCTTGTCTGGTATTTTTAAAGTTGGAGTACACTCAGGTGAGGTTTTTCTTGCTGATTTGAGGAATATTGGTTCTGAGAATGCTTGGTTTTGTCTCGGTGATCAAAGAAAGGTAACGAATGGTAAAAAGGATGGAATGTGGTGCAAAATCGAAAGCCATGGGAATCAAGTATTTTGTACTAAAGGAGGAAATATTGAGTTGTGGTCTGAGGTTCTTCTCGATGATTCGATAAAAGGTAGGTTTGGATCAGAAGGCAGAGTTTTTAGGAAGAACTTCATGGGAAGAGCAAAAGATTTTTGTGGAAATAGGATAACTCACATCAACTTTGGAGGAAACAGAATGTTTGTTACAAGAAAGGATCAACAATTTGTTGAGGTTTGGCAGAGTTCAGTTAGGGGATTTTAG
- the LOC129890309 gene encoding short-chain dehydrogenase TIC 32, chloroplastic-like isoform X2 has product MWIFGRKGTSGFSSCSTAEEVTQGINGIGLTAIVTGATSGIGTETTRVLALHGVHVIMAIRNMENGKKIKENILKSIPNAKIDFMELNLSSMESIRKFSKEYNSAGHPLNLLINNAGVMIPPFTLSQDKIELQFAVNHLDTMKNTAKKSKKEGRIVNVASAAHDFAYSQGIIFDKINGKESYNRFHAYGQSKLANILHANELAMQLKEEGVNITVNSVHPGPIATNIMRYNTILHGIVNWIGRYVLKNIEQGASTTCYVALHPQVKGVSGEYFSDNNIATNTTTFLAKDSNLAKKLWEFSLDLTNPK; this is encoded by the exons atgTGGATATTTGGAAGAAAAGGAACGTCTGGTTTCTCATCTTGTTCAACAGCTGAGGAAGTTACTCAAGGAATTAATGGAATTGGACTCACTGCCATTGTTACAg GAGCAACAAGTGGCATTGGCACAGAGACGACACGTGTCCTCGCCTTGCACGGCGTGCATGTAATTATGGCAATTCGTAATAtggaaaatggaaaaaaaattaaagaaaatatactTAAATCCATTCCAAATGCTAAAATTGATTTTATGGAATTAAATCTCAGTTCTATGGAGTCCATAAGAAAATTTTCCAAAGAATATAACTCTGCtggtcatcctttgaacctttTGAT TAATAATGCAGGGGTTATGATTCCACCATTCACACTTTCTCAAGACAAGATAGAATTGCAGTTTGCAGTTAATCATTTAG ATACA ATGAAAAATACAgctaaaaagagcaaaaaagAAGGAAGGATAGTAAATGTTGCATCGGCAGCACATGATTTTGCATATTCTCAaggaattatttttgataaaattaatgGCAAAGAGAG CTACAATAGATTTCATGCTTATGGCCAATCAAAGCTTGCTAATATACTGCATGCAAATGAACTCGCTATGCAATTAAAG gAAGAAGGGGTGAATATAACTGTTAATTCTGTTCATCCTGGGCCAATTGCCACAAACATTATGCGTTACAACACTATCCTTCATG GAATAGTTAACTGGATTGGGAGATATGTGCTCAAGAATATTGAACAG GGAGCATCAACTACATGTTATGTGGCTTTGCATCCACAGGTGAAAGGGGTAAGTGGTGAGTACTTTTCAGACAACAACATAGCTACAAACACAACTACTTTTTTGGCTAAAGATTCAAATTTAGCAAAGAAATTGTGGGAATTTAGCTTGGATTTGACCAACCCCAAGTGA
- the LOC129890309 gene encoding short-chain dehydrogenase TIC 32, chloroplastic-like isoform X1: MWIFGRKGTSGFSSCSTAEEVTQGINGIGLTAIVTGATSGIGTETTRVLALHGVHVIMAIRNMENGKKIKENILKSIPNAKIDFMELNLSSMESIRKFSKEYNSAGHPLNLLINNAGVMIPPFTLSQDKIELQFAVNHLGHFLLTNLLLENMKNTAKKSKKEGRIVNVASAAHDFAYSQGIIFDKINGKESYNRFHAYGQSKLANILHANELAMQLKEEGVNITVNSVHPGPIATNIMRYNTILHGIVNWIGRYVLKNIEQGASTTCYVALHPQVKGVSGEYFSDNNIATNTTTFLAKDSNLAKKLWEFSLDLTNPK; encoded by the exons atgTGGATATTTGGAAGAAAAGGAACGTCTGGTTTCTCATCTTGTTCAACAGCTGAGGAAGTTACTCAAGGAATTAATGGAATTGGACTCACTGCCATTGTTACAg GAGCAACAAGTGGCATTGGCACAGAGACGACACGTGTCCTCGCCTTGCACGGCGTGCATGTAATTATGGCAATTCGTAATAtggaaaatggaaaaaaaattaaagaaaatatactTAAATCCATTCCAAATGCTAAAATTGATTTTATGGAATTAAATCTCAGTTCTATGGAGTCCATAAGAAAATTTTCCAAAGAATATAACTCTGCtggtcatcctttgaacctttTGAT TAATAATGCAGGGGTTATGATTCCACCATTCACACTTTCTCAAGACAAGATAGAATTGCAGTTTGCAGTTAATCATTTAG GTCATTTTCTTTTGACAAATCTTTTATTGGAAAACATGAAAAATACAgctaaaaagagcaaaaaagAAGGAAGGATAGTAAATGTTGCATCGGCAGCACATGATTTTGCATATTCTCAaggaattatttttgataaaattaatgGCAAAGAGAG CTACAATAGATTTCATGCTTATGGCCAATCAAAGCTTGCTAATATACTGCATGCAAATGAACTCGCTATGCAATTAAAG gAAGAAGGGGTGAATATAACTGTTAATTCTGTTCATCCTGGGCCAATTGCCACAAACATTATGCGTTACAACACTATCCTTCATG GAATAGTTAACTGGATTGGGAGATATGTGCTCAAGAATATTGAACAG GGAGCATCAACTACATGTTATGTGGCTTTGCATCCACAGGTGAAAGGGGTAAGTGGTGAGTACTTTTCAGACAACAACATAGCTACAAACACAACTACTTTTTTGGCTAAAGATTCAAATTTAGCAAAGAAATTGTGGGAATTTAGCTTGGATTTGACCAACCCCAAGTGA
- the LOC129888678 gene encoding probable aquaporin PIP-type pTOM75 codes for MAENKEEDVNLGANKFRETQPLGTSAQTDKDYNEAPAAPLFEPGELSSWSFYRAGIAEFMATFLFLYITILTVMGLKRSDTLCSSVGIQGVAWAFGGMIFALVYCTAGISGGHINPAVTFGLFLARKLSLTRAVFYMVMQCLGAICGAGVVKGFMQGPYQRLGGGANVVNPGYTKGDGLGAEIIGTFVLVYTVFSATDAKRNARDSHVPILAPLPIGFAVFLVHLATIPITGTGINPARSLGAAIIFNQDQAWDDHWIFWVGPFIGAALAAVYHQIIIRAIPFKSRA; via the exons ATGGCAGAAAACAAGGAAGAAGATGTTAATCTTGGAGCCAACAAATTCAGAGAAACACAACCCTTAGGGACATCAGCACAAACAGATAAAGATTACAATGAAGCACCAGCAGCCCCTTTATTTGAACCTGGTGAACTATCATCATGGAGTTTTTACAGAGCTGGAATTGCAGAGTTCATGGCAACTTTCTTGTTTTTGTACATCACAATCTTGACTGTAATGGGTCTTAAAAGATCTGATACTTTGTGTTCTTCTGTGGGTATTCAAGGTGTTGCTTGGGCTTTTGGTGGTATGATTTTTGCCCTTGTCTACTGTACTGCTGGTATCTCAG GAGGGCACATTAATCCAGCTGTGACATTTGGTCTGTTCTTAGCAAGGAAGCTCTCCTTAACCAGGGCAGTGTTCTACATGGTGATGCAGTGTCTCGGTGCCATATGCGGTGCTGGTGTTGTTAAGGGATTCATGCAGGGTCCGTATCAGAGACTTGGCGGTGGTGCCAATGTGGTTAATCCCGGATACACGAAAGGTGATGGCCTTGGTGCTGAGATTATTGGCACCTTTGTTCTTGTCTACACTGTTTTCTCTGCCACTGATGCCAAGAGGAACGCTAGAGATTCACATGTTCCC ATTTTGGCACCACTTCCAATTGGATTTGCGGTGTTCTTGGTTCATTTGGCGACCATCCCAATTACCGGAACTGGCATCAACCCTGCTAGGAGCCTTGGAGCTGCTATCATCTTCAACCAAGACCAAGCTTGGGATGACCAT TGGATCTTTTGGGTTGGACCATTCATTGGAGCTGCACTTGCTGCAGTTTACCATCAGATAATCATCAGAGCCATTCCATTCAAGAGCAGGGCTTAA